In Gimesia panareensis, the genomic window TCTTTGGTTCACTCTTGCCTAAAGAATGTCTCAAGCAGTTATTTCAGCAAAGGCTGAATCGGCTCTTTAGAGCGCTTCCAGCTTACTGCCGTTGGCAGCGTTACCGGAGTTATTACCTTTGATCTCGCCGGTAGCAGGATTGTAAATCCAGCCGACGATTTCAGTACCATCTTTGGCAGTTTCATCAGGAGTTGTACCGGGAACATCGGCAACAATCATCACACCACGACCACCCGTATAGGGGTTCGGGGGCAGACTGCCGATGAGGTAGGGACCCAGCGGCTTGGTACCAACGGCACCCGTTGTGCCATTTTTGTCGCTGGACAGCAACAGTGCATCACGGAAATCATTCGGATCGGTAGAACCGTTTGCCGGGAATTTGCCCTGGTGCTGGAATTTGTACAACTGAATTTGACTGCGCAGGGTCTGCAGGTCTTGGACCAGTACGGACTCTCTGGCGTCGTCATTGGTTGAAGTAAACTGTGGCAGTACTGTTGCAGCGAGGATCCCCAGGATCACGACTACAATCAGCACTTCGACCAGGGTAAAACCTGCTCGTCTTGCTTGTTTTGGTGTAGCTTTAATCATTGCCCTTCTCCGAGATTAAACGAATGTGCCTGTCACATCGCCTGATGTTAGTTACGATTTGATGTGTAATGTATCCGGGTAACCAGCTTAACTCAGGAAACGATTGAATGCCCGGATCGTTTCAGGATCAGTCCTGATCCACTAGAGTACTGTGAATTCACAAAACTGATCCACTCTCACATGGCCCTGTTCAGAAGGGACGCCGACTGACTGGCCACCAAAATCTATGTTGTTTACAAAAGGAGTCAATTTTATTTCAGCAGAATCTCTGCACACTCCGGCCTTCCTGTACCGAATACAACGATTAGGAAGCTTACGAAAAAGCTTCTTCAATAAAACCACTTAAAAAACGTCAGATTGGGTGGATGATTGAGGACCATTTGTTCCAGAACAAAAATGTCCTGCCTGGCAAACTGAACCGGTTTTCCGGATTTTACCAAACAGGATCATATACAGGTCAGACCATTCACAGTGCGTATTTACAGTCCTGAAGCAAGGATGCACATCAACAGAGACGCGTGCTCAGCAGCGTGAAAGACCTCCCCGCTGAATTCTCTGCTTGAATTCCCCTCGCTGCCCGTAGAAAATAGAAATAGTGCTCTCTCACACGATTATCCCTTCAGGCAGAAAGCAGGTTTT contains:
- a CDS encoding type II secretion system protein — translated: MIKATPKQARRAGFTLVEVLIVVVILGILAATVLPQFTSTNDDARESVLVQDLQTLRSQIQLYKFQHQGKFPANGSTDPNDFRDALLLSSDKNGTTGAVGTKPLGPYLIGSLPPNPYTGGRGVMIVADVPGTTPDETAKDGTEIVGWIYNPATGEIKGNNSGNAANGSKLEAL